GCGTCGTCGAAGGTGACGACGACGGGGGCGCCGGCCACCGCCCGTACCGTGCCGGTGGTGCTGCGTCCCCCGGCCGACACCCGGATGTCCAGGGAACCCGACCACCGTGCCGGGTTCCCCGTAGCCGCCGGTCTACCGGGCTGCGCCATTGCCGCCGTCAGTGGTGGTGATCTCCAGGGTTCCGTTGAGCACCCATGTCGCCCTGGGCGAGTCTGCTCCGGTCCGGCGCGGCACCTGCACCTCCATGCCATGGAAGCGATACGAGATGCTGGCGTGCCTGCCGGTGAGGAAATCCCACATCTCCTTGCCGAAGTCGGCGAACTGGACGTCGTCTCGAACAGTGGTGGTCACAGCGCCACTCCCCTTCGCACTCGGTTGAACCAGGCTGTCTGCTTCATCCTCGCCGCTCCTGGTCCGGGACGAGAGTCGTACCGGATAGTTGCGTCGATTCGCGCATCGATCAGTGGGCGGCGCCGATCACCTGCGGTCCGGGAATGGACGTCATCCGCCGGCCGGCGGATGACGTCCATTCCCGGCCGCGTCAGCGCACCCGCAGCGAGCGCACCTGGTAGGGCCCGAGGGCGAGCGCGCCGGGGTCCGGATCTCCGGTCACCGGCTCCTCGGCCAGGGAGCATTCGCCGGCGACCCGGCCGTCGAGCCCGCCGACGACGGCTGTCATCGCCAGGCCGGTCGGGTTGGCCACGCGCAGCACGAATCCGTCGCCGTCCTCGGCGGGCTTGACCGCTGTCACCACCGCGCCGGACACGGCGATGCCATCGACCGGCGACGGCACCGGGCTGCCGAAGCGCAGCTGCCAGGCCCGCAGCGGGGCCCGGTGCAGCCCGGCGGCATTCGCCATCTCCAGTTCGCCGGTGTCGAGCACGACACCGATCGCCGCGGTGACCTGCCGCAGGCACTGGGCTTGCGGTGTCGGCAGCTGCGGCCCGGCGCCGGTGGTGCGCGAGCGCAGGTCGGGCCGCGACAGCCAGCCGGTGGCTCGCAGCACGGTGACGGCGAGCTCGGGAGCGGCGGCCGGGAGCAGCCCCTGCACCTCGGGCAGCCCCGCGGTCAGCAGGCCGAGCCCGCCCGCGGCGGCCCAGCCGTGCACGGGCGCCACGGCGCAGTCGGCCTCGTACGCCCGCTCGGTGGGCAGCGGCCCGAGCGGTGCGGACAGCGGCCGGTGCAGCACGGAGAAGTGAGTGTCGGCGGCCCAGTCCTGGGCCGGCCCCGTCGGGAAGTGCGCTCGCAGCCGGTGGTCGCCGACGGTGTTGTCGAAGGCCACCGTCCAGTCGAGGCGCTCGACGCCACGCCACAGGGTCGCGGTGACGGTCACCGCGACCGGTTCGCGCGGCACGGCGCGGGCGGACCGGTCGGCGGACAGGCCCCGGGGCAGGTCGAGCACGGCGTCGACGTGCCAGACCCGGCGCACCGGGGTGGCCTGCGCGCGCACCGCCGTCACCCGAGGGCTGATCTGCTCGTCGTCGCGCGGCGGATCGTAGTTGTAGGTGTCCCCGGCGTCGCCTCCGTCGACCAGCCGCGCCAGCCCCGGCAGGACCCGGCCGGTGCGGGTGTCGGTGAGCGTCAGCGACGCGTCCTGCGCGATCTCGACCTGCCAGGGATGCGTGAGCGGCTCGGCCTGCGCGGCCGGTGCGTCGCCGAGCAGGACCTGGTAGCCGCGCCGGCCGCTGGGGCCGACCTCGGCGACGAACAGCAGCCGGTGGCGGGCGGCGGGCCTCGTGTCGGGCGGCAGGTCCAGGTCGGCGCAGAACAGCGGCGTCTGCTCGGGCTCGGAAACCTCGAACGGCACGTCGGCGCCGTCGGCGTCGCGCAGGCCGAGCACGTGGCGGCCGGGTGCGCTGTACACGTCCAGCTCGACCGGGCCGCGCACCGGCCGCGGGTGCGGGTTGGCCACGAGCACCGACAGGCTGTCGGCCGACGGCTCGCCGTACAGGCGGGTGTCCAGCCCCATCCGCTGCAGGGACCGGGCGAGCAGGTGTTCGCCGACCTGGGTGGCGCGTTCGAAGCGGACCTCGTTCTCGCGGTGCACCTCGTCGACCGAACAGCCGCAGATCGAGTCGTGCGGGCTGTTGGCCAGCAGCAGCTCCCATGCGTGGCGCAGCATCCCGGTGGTCGAGCCGGTGGCGTCCGTCTGCGCGAGATAGGGCTCGACCCACGACTCCAGCAGGGTCTGCACGGCGGCGTTGGCCTGCTTGAGGTACATACGCGACGACAGCGTGCCGGGCAGCAGGAACGTCAGCCACCCGCCCGGGTGGCGCAGCTCGCCCTCGATGACCGGGGCGCTGTCGCGGTCGTGGCCGGGGTCGGCGAAGAACTGGGCGAGCGTGCTGTGCGTCAGCGCGGGGTCCTGGCGGTCCAGCGCCGGCGCGAGGTGGTCGGCGCCGTTGAGCAGCAGCTGCGGCCCGTCGCCGGCCCGGTCGCGCTGCTTGGCGGCGTAGGCGGCGACCCGGTCGGCGAGGCCGTCCTCGTTCCAGAGCACGTCGGGTTCGTAGTAGCACTGGTTGACGGCGTACACCTCGGAGCCGTCCGGGGAGCGCCAGCGGAAGCGGGCGTGCTCCGGTGGCGCCCCACGCCAGACCAGCGCGGTGTCCAGGCCGAAGCCGCGCAGGATGCGGGGCAGGTCGGCGGGGTGCCCGAACGAGTCCGGGCAGTACCCGACGGTGGCCAGCCCGGCGCCGCCGGCGACCCGGCGGGCGGTGAGCAGGTTGCGGATGAGGTTCTCGCCGGAGACGAGCTGGTTGTCGGCCAGCACGTGCCAGGGGCCGATGGACAGGCGGCCGGCGCGGGCGTGTTCGCGCACCCGCTGGGCCAGTGCCGGATCGACGGCTTCGACGTCGGTGACGGTGACGGTCTGCCCGTCGAGGTGGAACGAGGGCAGCCGCTTGTCGTCGAGGGCGTCGCAGACCTGCGCGACGAGTTCGACCAGGCGGGCCCGGAACGCCTCCATGGGGCGGTACCACTCGCGGTCCCAGTGGACGTGGTTGACGACGTGCAGGGTGGTCATTGCTGCTCCTGGCGCAGTGCTGCGGCGAACCGGGCGGTGATGTGCGACGGGCGGGTGATGGCGGTGCCGACGACGACGGTGTGCGCGCCCAGCCGCAGCGCCGTCGCGCACTGCGCGGGGGTCGTGATGCGCCCTTCGGCGGCGAACGGGATGCTCAGCACCTCGGCCAGGCGGGCGACCAGGTCCAGGTCGGGGCCGTCGGGCGGTGGCTGGGGTCCGGTGTAGCCGGACAGGGTGGTGCTGACGATGTCGACGCCCGCGTCCTGGGCGGCCAGCGCCTGGGCGAGGGTCGCCACGTCTGCCATGATCATCATCTGGCGGCGGCGGCGCAGCTCGGCGACCGTGGAGGCGAGCGTGTGCCCGTCCGGGCGCGGCCGGTCGGTGCCGTCGATCGCGACGATGTCGGCTCCGGCGTCGGCGACGGCGAGCGCGTCGGCGACGGTCGGGGTGATGTAGACGCCGTCGCGGCCCTGCTTGACCAGGCCGATGAGCGGGGTGGTGGGCATCGCGGCGCGGATCGCGGCGATGTCGGCCAGGCCTTTGGCGCGGATGCCTACGGCGCCGCCGTCCGCGGCGGCAAGGGCCATGGCGGTCATGTGTGCGGGCGCGTCGAGGGGCTCGCCGGGCTCGGCCTGGCAGGACACGACGAGCCCGCCGCGCAGCGCGGCGAGGGTGTGCAGGCTGGTCATGGTCGCGCCGATCACCGCAGGCCCGCCAGCGCCGCGCAGGCCCGTTCCCGCCAGGTGGCGGCCCCGGACTCGGTGGGCGCGCTCAGCCCGAGCGCGGTGCGCACCGCCGCGGCGGCGGACTCCAGCGCCGCCGCGTCGGCGGTGCCCGGCTCGTCGTCGGGGTGCACGTGCAGGCCCGCGGCCAGGTCGGCTTCCAGGGCGCCGTACGCGGCCAGCAGGTGCGCCGCCGGGTACAGCTCGTCGCCGGAGTCGACGTCGGCGATCCAGGACAGCGGCACGCCGTGGCGGGCCAGGTCGTGCTGGGCGGTGGCCAGCAGCCCCGGGGTGTCGACGACCTGCCGGGCGCTGCTGCCGGAGGCGCATGCGACGGCGGCGAGCGCCCCCGCGGCCTCACCCACGGCCCACTCGCCGGCGTGGACGCGGTAGGCGGCCGCGGCGATCTGCGTGGCGGCGAGGTTCTTCGCGCCCATGAGCAGGTTGGACACCTGCCCGGCCAGGGCGCGGGCCGGGATCGTGAACGGGGCGGTCTCCTGGTAGACCGGCGCCGGGTGGCCGGTGCGCTCGTGCAGGTCGATGTGGTACCAGGCGATGCCGACCGCGCCGTCCAGGTGCCGGGCGCGGGCCCGGCCGGGGACCGGCAACAGGTCGTGGCCGGTGACCGGCCGGTCGTGGCGCAGGCGGCGGGATTCACGCAGGTAGGGCGCGGCCGCGTAGCCGTCGGTGGTGCCCGCTTCGGCCGCCGCCAGGCGCAGGCCGGGGTAGCCCGTGCCGCCGTCCTCGCGCGGCGCCTCGGTGCGCAGCCAGTGCACGAACGCGGCGGTCAGCTCCCGCCCGGCCTTCTCCGCGCCGACCGGGTCGCCGATGGGGTCCTGCCCGGCGCAGTCGTTGCTGGCCCAGTTGAGCACGATCAGCTCGGGACGGTCGGCACGCAGGCGGCGGTAGGTCCAGAACGGCGGCTTGCCGTCGGGGCCGTCGGTGAACATGCGGTAGCGGTGCACGCCGCCGTCCCAGCCGGCGATGTCCAGGCCGCAGTGCTCGCGCAGCTGCTCGTAGCGGGCCGGGGCCGGGCCGGGGTCGTCGCCGTCGTGCTCGGGGTGGTAGGTCAGCAGCGCGCACCAGGTGAACGACTGCTGGGCCAGGGGATCCGGGCCGCCGGGCACGGCGTGGGGTTCGGCGTACGCGTCGAAACCCTCCGAACCGACGGACCAGTCCTCGCCGGACAGGGGCAGCAGGTCGCCGCGTTCGGAGGCGTCGACGAACACGGTCGCGGCCAGCCGGGTGCCGTCGCTGAACTCGATCGCGGTGATGGTGTCGCCGTCGCGGTCCGCGCTCACCGGCGCGGCGTTCACGCGGACCTGCACACCGTGCTCGGCGAGCAGCTGCTCCATGACGGACTGGCCCACGGCGGGCGGGAAGCACAGGCGGCTGACCCAGCCCTCGCCGGGGTTCGCCGCTCCGCCGCACGCGGCGCGGATCCGGTCGCGCAGCAGCCGGTAGGACGCCGACGCCCCGAACGTCTCCACATGCGGGTGCTCGTCGAGGGCGCTGACCAGCTGGGTGGTCACCTGCCCGCCGATGCGGTCGAGCTCCTCGGTGAGGATCACCGACGCCCCGGCGCGGGCGGCGGCGATCGCGGCGGCCACCCCGCCGAGCCCGCCGCCGACCACGACGACGTCTGCCTGCGTTGTCATTGCTCCTGCTCCACATCGATGTCGATCTCGAAAGTGCGCCGCCACGGCAGCGCGACGCTGCCGGGCCGAATCCGCCAGCCGGGCACGGGGTCCAGTTCCCGCCAGCGCGCGGCGACCAGGTCCTCGATGCGTGCCTCGACGCCGCTGCCTGGTGCGACCTCGTCGTGGCGGGTCGGGTCGGCGCCGCGTTCGGCGCGGATCACGGCGCGGGCGTGGGACATGTAGCCGTGGTCCTCGGCGATCCGGTGCGCCAGCAGGCGGGCGTGGGCGCGCCGGTCGAGGGTGCCCGCCGCGCTGCCCGCCAGGTAGGCCACCAGGTGCGCGGCGGCGGTGCCGATGCTGTTGCCCGCCGTGTTCCAGCCCGCGTATCCGGCCAGCCGTGCCGGCAGCCCCCGGCCGGTCAGCTCGGCCAGCAGCGCCGGGTCCGCGCCGTTAGGGGCCGCGCAGTCGGCCAGCGCCACGGTCCGGCCCTCGCCGAGCAGGCGCTCGACGAGCGCGGCCGTCGCTGTCGCGGCGGCGGTGTCCGGTTCGTCCGGCGGGTTGACGGCCCAGTCCACGCCACCGGCCTGGGGCGCGTGCACCACCAGCACCGCCGGGGCGTCCGGCGCCACGCGGGCGCCCGCGGCGGCGAGCTGGCTGGCCGCCCCCGCGCCGACAGGCACCGCCTCGTAGGGTGCGACCCGCTGCAGGCTGGCCGGGTCGGCGCAGGCCACCGACACGGCCGGGGACAGCCCGGCGGCCTGGGCCAGGGCGCGGGCGGTCAGCACGGTGGCGGTCTCGTCCGCGCCGGGGTGGGTGAGCACCGCGCCGTCCGGCTCCAGCCATCCCGACCAGGCGCGCAGCCACTGCCATTCGGCGGTGCCGACGGCGTCGGCCGAGGAGTCGTCGGCGCCGATGACCAGGGTGCGCAGCACCCCGTCGGCGGCCAGCTGCAGCGCGTGCTGGTTGAGCAGGTGGTTGCGGTGGCGGCGGCGCAGGAAGTCGCGGCGCGCCGCCGCGGGCACCGGGCCGGGGTCCGGCGGTGCGACACGGTCGCGCAGCGCCCGGTGCAGGCCCGCCGAGTAGCGGTGCAGGGCCCGGCCGTGGGTGGCCCAGTAGGCGGGCTCCTCGCCGTCGTCGTCGGCGTCGGGGGTGCGCTGCACGACCGTCGCGGCGTGCACCGGATGCGCCAGCCCCGTCAGTGCCTGCCAGCGTTCGAGCACGGCGGTGACGGGCTCGTCGCTGAGCCGGGAGGCGATGAGCCCGCCGTGGCCCAGCGTCTCCAGGCACACCACGGCCGCGTTGGCGGGCGTGCCGCGCAGCCAGCGGGAGATGGCGTCGGCCTGGCCGGGGGTCTTCTTCTCCGGCAGCACCGGCCGTGGCGGGGTCAGCACCCGCGCTCCGGCCACCGCGGCGACCAGGCGGGGCAGTTTCAGGCAGGCGGGGCGGTCGTCGAGCGGGACCAGCGCGACGGTGATCACTGCGGCTCCAGGGCGACGGCGGCGGCCCCGAGCAGCGCCGCGTCCGCGTCGAGGGCGGTGGCGAGCACGGGAACGTCCGAGCGGATCGGCATGGCGGCGGCGTGGGCGGCAGGCACGGCCGCGGCCAGCAGTTCCGGCACGGCCGCGCCGCCGCCGACGACGACGGCAGCCGGGTCGAAGGTGTTGATGAGCCCGCCGATGACCGCGCCCAGCGCTGCGCCCGCCTCGGCGAGCACCGCCACGGCGAGAGCGTCACCCGCACGCGCGGCGGCGACGACATCGGGCAGGGTGACGGCCCCACGCCGGTCGATCGCTTCGGGCAGGGCGGCGCTGCCAGGCTGGACGGGGACGTCCGACTGCGCGGCGTAGCGGGCGGCCATCGCCGGGCCGCTGGCGACGGCTTCGAGGTGGCCGGGCGCGCCGCACGGGCATGGCAGGCCGGCGGCCTGCGCGACGGGGATGTGGCCCAGGTGCCCGGCCGCGCCGCGCGAGCCGGTGATCAGGCGGCCGCCGCTGACCACTCCGCCGCCGATGCCGGTGCCGACGGCGATCCCGACGACGTCGCGCAGCCCTGCGGCGCTGCCGTACGCGGTCTCGCCGAGCACGAACGCGTGCACGTCGTTGACGCTGCGGCCGGGCAGCCCCAGCAGCGCGGTCAGGGACGCGGTGACGGCGGTGCCGTCCCAGCCGCCGATGGCGCCGGTGGCCGCGTGCACGACACCCGCGCCGTCGACGACCCCGGCGACCGCGGCGCCGAACGCGACGGGCGCCAGCGGGCTGTCCGCCCGCAGCGCGTTGACCAGGGCCGCGGCCTGCTGCAGCACCGTCGCGCCGTCGGCGTCGACCGGGGTGGGCGCCTGCGCGCGGGCCAGCACCTGCCCGTCGTGCACCAGCGCCGCGGCGGTCTTCGTGCCGCCGATGTCGATGGCGGCGACGACCGGGCCGGGGCTCATGTCGTCCTCCGGGTGACGGTGATGCGGTAGTGGTAGCGGTCGGCGCGGTACACCGACTCGCCCCGCTCCACGGCGCGGCCGGACGCGTCGAAGGTCACCCGGGTGACGCGCAGCGCCGGGGAGAACGGCGGCACGCCCAGCAGCGCCGACTGCTCCGGGTCGGTGACGGTCGCGCCGATGACCTGGTCGGCGTGGTGCGGCGAGGCGCCCCGGGCCGCCAGGGTCTCGTACAGGGAGCCGCCGAAGCGGGACTCGTCCACACCATCCAGCACGGACGCGACGATCCACACCTGCTCCACGCACATCGGGCTGCCGTCGGCCAGCCGCAGCCGCTCCAGATGCACCACCGGCGTACCCGGCGACAGGCCCAAGTCGCGGGCGACCTCGGCGCTGGCGGGCACCCGCTGCCAGGACAGCAGCTTCGATCCCGGCGTCAGCCGCCGGGCCTGCATGTCCTCGGTGAACGAGGTCAGCGCCAGCGACTTGGCGATGGTGGCCGGGTCGGCGACGTACGTGCCCGAGCCCTGCTGGCGGTAGACCCAGCCCTCCTCCTCCAGCCGCCGCATGGCCTCGCGGATGGTGGCCCGCGACACCTCGTACCGGCTGGTCAGCTCACGCTCGCTGGGCAGCGGGTCGTGCGGCTGGAGCACGTTCTGGATCTCGCCCAGCAGCCGCTGGTAGATGACCTCGTGCTTGCGCTCGCCTGGCATCTGCGTCATCCTTTGACGCCCCCTTCACCGACTCCGCGGAAGAACAGTCGCTGCAGCCCGAGGAACACGATGATGAGCGGCAGTACGGCGATCATCGTGCCCGCGGCGATGGTGCGCTGGTCGTTGGTGAACGTCCCCGACAGGTACTGCAGCCCGATGGTGAGGGTGTAGTTGTCGGGGTCCTTCAGGACGATCAGCGGCCAGAGGAAATCGTCCCAGGCGAACAGGAAGCTGAACACGGCGACCACGGCCAGCGAGCCGCGCACGCTGGGCAGCGCCACCCGCCAGAACCGCGACCACTCGCCGGCGCCGTCGATGACGGCGGCCTCCTCGATCTCGCGGGGCAGGGCCAGGAAGCCGGTGCGCAGCACCATGATGGACAGTCCGGTGATCGCGCCGGGCAGCAGCACCCCGGCCAGGGTGTCGACCAGGCCGATGCCCTTGACGGTCAGGAACACGCTCACCATGATCACCTCGAAGGGCACGACGAGCGAGGCCAGCACGGCCGCGAACACCGCGCCGCGGCCGCGGAAGCGCATCCGGGCCAGGGCGTAGCCGGCCATCGCGCCGAACAGGCAGTTGGTGAGGACGTTGGCCACGGCGACGATCAGCGAGTTGCCGGCGTAGCGCCAGACCGGCACGGTGTCGGCGACCGCGGCGTAGTTGGCCAGCGTCGGGTGCTGCGGCAGCCAGGTCGCGTCGGCGCCGTAGATCGGCTCCTGGGCGCCTTTGAGGGAGGTGAGCAGCTGCCAGGCGAACGGGCCGAGGCTGACCACGACCATCGCGCACAGCAGCAGGTAGCGTCCGCCGCGGCCGGCGAGCATCCGCAGGCGGGGGCTCATGCGTGGGCTCCTTCCTCGTTGCGGCGGCGCAGCTTCAGGCTCAGGGCGGAGAAGGCGAGGGTCCCGGCGAGCAGGACCAGGCTCAGCGCGGAGGCGTAGCCGATCTCGCCGTCGACGCCGAGGCCGACCTCGCGGATGTAGAACACCATCGACTTGGCCTCGCCGCCGGGGCCGCCGCTGCCGTCGCTCATGATGTAGATCTCGGCGAAGATCTTGGCGGCGGAGATCGCCGACAGGGTGCCGACCAGGACCATGGTGGGGCGTACCAGCGGGACGGTGACCGACCAGAACCGGCGCACC
The Catellatospora sp. IY07-71 DNA segment above includes these coding regions:
- a CDS encoding glycosyl hydrolase-related protein; the encoded protein is MTTLHVVNHVHWDREWYRPMEAFRARLVELVAQVCDALDDKRLPSFHLDGQTVTVTDVEAVDPALAQRVREHARAGRLSIGPWHVLADNQLVSGENLIRNLLTARRVAGGAGLATVGYCPDSFGHPADLPRILRGFGLDTALVWRGAPPEHARFRWRSPDGSEVYAVNQCYYEPDVLWNEDGLADRVAAYAAKQRDRAGDGPQLLLNGADHLAPALDRQDPALTHSTLAQFFADPGHDRDSAPVIEGELRHPGGWLTFLLPGTLSSRMYLKQANAAVQTLLESWVEPYLAQTDATGSTTGMLRHAWELLLANSPHDSICGCSVDEVHRENEVRFERATQVGEHLLARSLQRMGLDTRLYGEPSADSLSVLVANPHPRPVRGPVELDVYSAPGRHVLGLRDADGADVPFEVSEPEQTPLFCADLDLPPDTRPAARHRLLFVAEVGPSGRRGYQVLLGDAPAAQAEPLTHPWQVEIAQDASLTLTDTRTGRVLPGLARLVDGGDAGDTYNYDPPRDDEQISPRVTAVRAQATPVRRVWHVDAVLDLPRGLSADRSARAVPREPVAVTVTATLWRGVERLDWTVAFDNTVGDHRLRAHFPTGPAQDWAADTHFSVLHRPLSAPLGPLPTERAYEADCAVAPVHGWAAAGGLGLLTAGLPEVQGLLPAAAPELAVTVLRATGWLSRPDLRSRTTGAGPQLPTPQAQCLRQVTAAIGVVLDTGELEMANAAGLHRAPLRAWQLRFGSPVPSPVDGIAVSGAVVTAVKPAEDGDGFVLRVANPTGLAMTAVVGGLDGRVAGECSLAEEPVTGDPDPGALALGPYQVRSLRVR
- a CDS encoding N-acetylmannosamine-6-phosphate 2-epimerase, which gives rise to MTSLHTLAALRGGLVVSCQAEPGEPLDAPAHMTAMALAAADGGAVGIRAKGLADIAAIRAAMPTTPLIGLVKQGRDGVYITPTVADALAVADAGADIVAIDGTDRPRPDGHTLASTVAELRRRRQMMIMADVATLAQALAAQDAGVDIVSTTLSGYTGPQPPPDGPDLDLVARLAEVLSIPFAAEGRITTPAQCATALRLGAHTVVVGTAITRPSHITARFAAALRQEQQ
- a CDS encoding FAD-dependent oxidoreductase, producing MTTQADVVVVGGGLGGVAAAIAAARAGASVILTEELDRIGGQVTTQLVSALDEHPHVETFGASASYRLLRDRIRAACGGAANPGEGWVSRLCFPPAVGQSVMEQLLAEHGVQVRVNAAPVSADRDGDTITAIEFSDGTRLAATVFVDASERGDLLPLSGEDWSVGSEGFDAYAEPHAVPGGPDPLAQQSFTWCALLTYHPEHDGDDPGPAPARYEQLREHCGLDIAGWDGGVHRYRMFTDGPDGKPPFWTYRRLRADRPELIVLNWASNDCAGQDPIGDPVGAEKAGRELTAAFVHWLRTEAPREDGGTGYPGLRLAAAEAGTTDGYAAAPYLRESRRLRHDRPVTGHDLLPVPGRARARHLDGAVGIAWYHIDLHERTGHPAPVYQETAPFTIPARALAGQVSNLLMGAKNLAATQIAAAAYRVHAGEWAVGEAAGALAAVACASGSSARQVVDTPGLLATAQHDLARHGVPLSWIADVDSGDELYPAAHLLAAYGALEADLAAGLHVHPDDEPGTADAAALESAAAAVRTALGLSAPTESGAATWRERACAALAGLR
- a CDS encoding DUF4127 family protein produces the protein MITVALVPLDDRPACLKLPRLVAAVAGARVLTPPRPVLPEKKTPGQADAISRWLRGTPANAAVVCLETLGHGGLIASRLSDEPVTAVLERWQALTGLAHPVHAATVVQRTPDADDDGEEPAYWATHGRALHRYSAGLHRALRDRVAPPDPGPVPAAARRDFLRRRHRNHLLNQHALQLAADGVLRTLVIGADDSSADAVGTAEWQWLRAWSGWLEPDGAVLTHPGADETATVLTARALAQAAGLSPAVSVACADPASLQRVAPYEAVPVGAGAASQLAAAGARVAPDAPAVLVVHAPQAGGVDWAVNPPDEPDTAAATATAALVERLLGEGRTVALADCAAPNGADPALLAELTGRGLPARLAGYAGWNTAGNSIGTAAAHLVAYLAGSAAGTLDRRAHARLLAHRIAEDHGYMSHARAVIRAERGADPTRHDEVAPGSGVEARIEDLVAARWRELDPVPGWRIRPGSVALPWRRTFEIDIDVEQEQ
- a CDS encoding ROK family protein, whose product is MSPGPVVAAIDIGGTKTAAALVHDGQVLARAQAPTPVDADGATVLQQAAALVNALRADSPLAPVAFGAAVAGVVDGAGVVHAATGAIGGWDGTAVTASLTALLGLPGRSVNDVHAFVLGETAYGSAAGLRDVVGIAVGTGIGGGVVSGGRLITGSRGAAGHLGHIPVAQAAGLPCPCGAPGHLEAVASGPAMAARYAAQSDVPVQPGSAALPEAIDRRGAVTLPDVVAAARAGDALAVAVLAEAGAALGAVIGGLINTFDPAAVVVGGGAAVPELLAAAVPAAHAAAMPIRSDVPVLATALDADAALLGAAAVALEPQ
- a CDS encoding GntR family transcriptional regulator, whose protein sequence is MTQMPGERKHEVIYQRLLGEIQNVLQPHDPLPSERELTSRYEVSRATIREAMRRLEEEGWVYRQQGSGTYVADPATIAKSLALTSFTEDMQARRLTPGSKLLSWQRVPASAEVARDLGLSPGTPVVHLERLRLADGSPMCVEQVWIVASVLDGVDESRFGGSLYETLAARGASPHHADQVIGATVTDPEQSALLGVPPFSPALRVTRVTFDASGRAVERGESVYRADRYHYRITVTRRTT
- a CDS encoding carbohydrate ABC transporter permease; translation: MSPRLRMLAGRGGRYLLLCAMVVVSLGPFAWQLLTSLKGAQEPIYGADATWLPQHPTLANYAAVADTVPVWRYAGNSLIVAVANVLTNCLFGAMAGYALARMRFRGRGAVFAAVLASLVVPFEVIMVSVFLTVKGIGLVDTLAGVLLPGAITGLSIMVLRTGFLALPREIEEAAVIDGAGEWSRFWRVALPSVRGSLAVVAVFSFLFAWDDFLWPLIVLKDPDNYTLTIGLQYLSGTFTNDQRTIAAGTMIAVLPLIIVFLGLQRLFFRGVGEGGVKG